One stretch of Macrotis lagotis isolate mMagLag1 chromosome 7, bilby.v1.9.chrom.fasta, whole genome shotgun sequence DNA includes these proteins:
- the UCN3 gene encoding urocortin-3: protein MLSPAQFLFLLLLLGTSRTGNSHKFYQTDPIFSCLNTALSGAKSQLGDESSLSKRSFGYIPSEELTSEEEGREEKEEAEEDREKRTLSGGNGGIGAGIEGTRYKYQSQAQLTRKLYQNKAQSDRRTKFTLSLDVPTNIMNILFNIAKAKNLKAKAAANAHLMAQIGRRK, encoded by the coding sequence ATGCTGTCTCCTGCTCAATTTCTGTTCCTCCTGCTACTTCTGGGAACTTCAAGAACAGGCAACTCTCACAAGTTCTACCAGACAGACCCCATCTTCAGCTGTCTTAACACAGCCCTATCTGGGGCTAAGAGTCAGCTAGGTGATGAGTCCTCACTAAGCAAAAGGAGCTTTGGCTACATTCCCAGTGAGGAACTAACATCTgaggaggaaggcagggaggagaaagaagaggctgaagaggacagagaaaaaagaactttATCCGGGGGTAATGGTGGGATTGGGGCAGGAATTGAGGGGACCAGATATAAGTACCAGTCACAGGCACAGCTAACAAGGAAGCTATACCAGAACAAGGCCCAGAGTGATCGGCGTACAAAGTTCACCCTATCCCTTGATGTCCCTACCAACATTATGAATATCCTTTTCAACATAGCCAAGGCCAAGAACTTGAAGGCCAAAGCAGCAGCCAATGCTCACCTAATGGCACAGATTGGGCGTAGGAAATAA